CTCGATTAACCGGCCACGGGTGCCGTGTCAAGTCCTTCCTTCGACGAAGCCAATTTCTCGAGACCTTCCAGGTGACTTTCCAAGGCCTCGGCCACCCGGCCGTGACGCTCCACCTCGCTGTCCCATCCTCGGCCGCGGGCATCCTCCCGGAGGGCATGGACATCGGCCAGCTGGTTCCTGATGGCGGGCACGAACTCCGGGGCCGGGACGAAGTTCTCGCACGTCTCGCACACGTTGGCGTAGGGACAGGCCCCGGCGCTCAGGTGCCGGGAGCAGTAGCCCGTGGCCACCCTGGTCTTGAGGAACTCCGAGGAGAGCCAGTCCACCTTGGCCGGCACCTGCGGCCTTCCGGCCGGAACGAGCGGAAGCGCCTTCCGGACCTTGCCCATGGCCGTGTCGTAGGCGGCTCGGAGGGTCGGTGAGGCGAGGGCCGCGTAGCGCAGGGTCATCTCCGCCGTGACGTGGCCGAGCAGGGCCATGAGGGCCTGCAGGCTCATGCCGGCGTTGGCGAGCTCCGTCGCATACGTGTGCCGGAGCTGATGGGGGGTCACCCTGAGCGGGCGGCCGTCCGGGCCGGTCAGGCCGGCACCCTCGGCGGCCGTGACCAGTCCCTGCCGGATGCGCCAGCCACTCAGGCGATGGCCCCGCTCGACGAACAGGAAGTCGGCGGGGCGGCCGGTGCGCGGATGCGGCCGCGCTCGTTCCTGGCCTCGCTCGCTCACCCAGGCGTCGAGGAGGGCGACCGCGGCGGGGTCCAGGGGAACGGACCGCTCGGTGCCGAGCTTTCCCAGGGGGACCCTGAGCCAGGTCCCGGCGGCCCCGTAGTCGACCACGCAGCCGAGCTCGAGGTCCAGGCACTCCCCGAGGCGGAGCCCGGCCCGCCTGAGCAAGGTGATGGCGCACCGGGCGAAGGGGTCCTTCAGGCGAGCGACCTCGGCCATGAGCGCGGCGTCCACGTCGGGAGCGAGAGCCCGGGGAAGGGGACGGGGCAGCTTGGGGACGTCGGAGGCGAACACCACCGTGCGCGGGGGCCGCTCCGACCACCCCCACAGGGCGATGTCGTCCAAGAAGTTCCGCACCGACAGCACGGCCTGGTGGGCCACGCTGGCCGAGACGACTTTGGGCCGGGCCACCCGGCCCCGCCAGTGACGGGTCCGGTTCCAGGCCAGGAAGCCCTCCACGTGGGCCCGTTCGAGCTCCCGGAGGGAGGACACCTCGGGGTGGTGCTGGGCGAGGTAGGAGCCGAACGTGAGAAGGTCCCCTGCCAGCGACTCGATCGTGGCCCGTGCGAGCACCGAGGCGCGGGTCTCCACGTAGCGGAGCATGGCCCGGCGGATCTCCGGCGCCGCCACCGGCTCCAGGCGCTCCGCCAGAGAGGCGGCCGCGTACGCGCGCCGAGGCGGCTCGTCGAACACCCCGCACTCGTAGAGAAGCACCCGCACGCTGTGCAGGCGGGAGCGGTACCCGCGCCGGGCCCACCGGGTCGCATGCGGCGAGGACGTGACGGCCGCGCCGAACCGGTCCAGATCGGCCGGGACTAGCTCGCCCATGCCTTTGCCGGTCCACGCGAGGACCAGGGGCAGGGTCTCGCGGAGCACCGCGTTCGACCAGTTCGCCGACCACCCCAGCCGCCCGGCCGCCGCCCTGGCTGCACGGAAGTCCTCGGCCCAGTACCGCTCGGCGGTCAGCCCGAACCCGCCGAGATCCTTCGCCACCAGCAGGTCGGCGTCGAGCTCGATCTGGCGGTCGCACATGGCCCAGGACAAGAGGGGCCAGGCGTTCATGCGGCGAAGGTCGCCCAGGCGAGCCTGAAGGGGACGGTCCACCCAGGCCCGGAGGTCGGGGTGCTGAGCCAGGAACGCCCGGGCGGCCCGCAGGCGGTCTCGGAGCGTCCGGTCGCTCACCCCGATCCGGTGGCAGAACCCAGCGTAGCTCTCGATCAGGCCATGATCGGCGGCGGTGGCGTGCCGGGGCACGGGGGCGGTCATGGCTCCATCACCGCCCGGGCCGCCGCGTACTCCGCGGCCAGGTGCTCGGGGGAGAGGTGGACGTACAGAGCCGTGGACTCGGGGCTGGCATGCCCCATCAGCTCCCGCAGCACGAGCAGGTCCACCCCGGCCTGGGCAAGGTCCGTGCCGTAGGTGTGGCGGAGCCGATGGGGCCGGACCCGGGTCGCCCCGGAGCGCGCCCGATGGTAGCGAAACACGCTCCGAAGGCCGGCCTCGGTGAGCGGCCGCCCGGCGGTGCGCCCCTGCAGGACCACGAAGCACTCCGGCGTCATCAGGCCCTGGGGGCGCTCGGTGCGCAGGTACGCCGCGACCTCCGCGAAGAACGCCCGGTCCACCGGGATGGTTCGCTCCCGTCCTCCCTTGCCCACCACCCGGACCCGCCCCAGGCCGAAGTCGACGTCGACCAGCCTGAGCGAGCGGACCTCGCCCGCCCGGAGGCCTCCGAGGACCATGGCCAAGGCGATGGCCCGGTCCCGATGGGTCCCGAGGTCCGCCAGGAAGGCCGACACGTCCGTCGCCTCCAAGTTCTCCGGGAGCCGCCGCGCCTGCCGGACGAGCCGGCCGTCGGCTCTTGGGCGGGACGGACCGAGGTGGCCGAGCATTCCCCGGCGCTTCGGACGGAGCCCCTGGCTCCGGCGGGCCGCGGGCACTGG
The window above is part of the Actinomycetota bacterium genome. Proteins encoded here:
- a CDS encoding tyrosine-type recombinase/integrase, encoding MTAPVPRHATAADHGLIESYAGFCHRIGVSDRTLRDRLRAARAFLAQHPDLRAWVDRPLQARLGDLRRMNAWPLLSWAMCDRQIELDADLLVAKDLGGFGLTAERYWAEDFRAARAAAGRLGWSANWSNAVLRETLPLVLAWTGKGMGELVPADLDRFGAAVTSSPHATRWARRGYRSRLHSVRVLLYECGVFDEPPRRAYAAASLAERLEPVAAPEIRRAMLRYVETRASVLARATIESLAGDLLTFGSYLAQHHPEVSSLRELERAHVEGFLAWNRTRHWRGRVARPKVVSASVAHQAVLSVRNFLDDIALWGWSERPPRTVVFASDVPKLPRPLPRALAPDVDAALMAEVARLKDPFARCAITLLRRAGLRLGECLDLELGCVVDYGAAGTWLRVPLGKLGTERSVPLDPAAVALLDAWVSERGQERARPHPRTGRPADFLFVERGHRLSGWRIRQGLVTAAEGAGLTGPDGRPLRVTPHQLRHTYATELANAGMSLQALMALLGHVTAEMTLRYAALASPTLRAAYDTAMGKVRKALPLVPAGRPQVPAKVDWLSSEFLKTRVATGYCSRHLSAGACPYANVCETCENFVPAPEFVPAIRNQLADVHALREDARGRGWDSEVERHGRVAEALESHLEGLEKLASSKEGLDTAPVAG
- a CDS encoding tyrosine-type recombinase/integrase, whose amino-acid sequence is MKLRVVRTDQGHRLAGSGQGVALANRFLCHLGTRGFSAATVRAYAYDLLNFARFLDERRLSLTDLVPTDFFDYLEWQGRQKVTQGAKVVRLSEHRGAAPATLNRRIAAVRGLLQYGVLAGVRGDNPVPAARRSQGLRPKRRGMLGHLGPSRPRADGRLVRQARRLPENLEATDVSAFLADLGTHRDRAIALAMVLGGLRAGEVRSLRLVDVDFGLGRVRVVGKGGRERTIPVDRAFFAEVAAYLRTERPQGLMTPECFVVLQGRTAGRPLTEAGLRSVFRYHRARSGATRVRPHRLRHTYGTDLAQAGVDLLVLRELMGHASPESTALYVHLSPEHLAAEYAAARAVMEP